In one window of Nocardia brasiliensis DNA:
- a CDS encoding metallophosphoesterase encodes MTRRIVIISDTQIPYDHRKAVKAVIRYIGETQPDSVVHIGDLMDFPQPSRWNKGTAGEFEGSVLEDCEQAKRRFLGPLRQVYSGPIGVHEGNHDLRPREYLSKYAPALAESGAFDLPELLDFNGFGVQLLPAFHHIAPGWISTHGHLGGIRLSQDAGKTAANAARKFGRSVVMGHTHRQGIQPASTGFDGRVDQTYVGFEVGHLMDTKQAGYLKGAAPNWQLGFGILTVDGNHVRPEHIPIEGNKFTVDGRVWQV; translated from the coding sequence TTGACGCGGCGCATCGTCATCATCTCCGATACTCAGATCCCCTACGACCACCGAAAAGCGGTCAAGGCGGTGATCCGATACATCGGGGAGACGCAGCCGGATTCGGTTGTGCACATCGGTGATCTGATGGATTTCCCGCAGCCGAGCAGATGGAACAAGGGCACGGCCGGCGAGTTCGAGGGCAGCGTCCTCGAAGACTGCGAACAGGCCAAACGTCGCTTCCTCGGACCATTACGGCAGGTCTACTCCGGGCCAATCGGTGTCCACGAGGGAAACCATGATCTGAGACCAAGAGAATATCTGAGCAAATACGCCCCGGCGCTCGCAGAGTCCGGGGCTTTTGATTTGCCAGAGCTGTTGGATTTCAACGGGTTTGGTGTGCAGCTGCTACCGGCCTTCCATCACATCGCGCCAGGCTGGATCTCGACTCACGGGCATCTGGGCGGTATCCGACTGAGCCAGGACGCAGGCAAGACCGCAGCCAACGCGGCCAGAAAGTTCGGCCGCAGCGTCGTCATGGGGCACACACACCGCCAGGGCATCCAGCCGGCCTCGACAGGCTTCGACGGAAGGGTCGATCAGACCTACGTCGGTTTCGAAGTCGGGCACCTGATGGACACCAAGCAGGCCGGGTACCTCAAAGGTGCAGCGCCGAACTGGCAGCTCGGGTTCGGGATTCTCACTGTCGACGGCAATCATGTTCGGCCCGAACACATTCCGATCGAGGGAAACAAGTTCACAGTCGACGGCCGCGTGTGGCAGGTGTAG